One window of the Pseudofrankia sp. DC12 genome contains the following:
- the rpsS gene encoding 30S ribosomal protein S19 yields MPRSLKKGPFVDDHLLKKVDVQNEKGTKHVIKTWSRRSTIIPDMLGHTIAVHDGRKHVPVFITEGMVGHKLGEFAPTRTFRGHVKEDRRSRRG; encoded by the coding sequence ATGCCACGCAGCCTGAAGAAGGGCCCGTTCGTCGACGACCACCTGCTCAAGAAGGTGGACGTGCAGAACGAGAAGGGCACCAAGCACGTCATCAAGACGTGGTCGCGGCGCTCGACGATCATTCCGGACATGCTGGGCCACACCATCGCGGTGCATGACGGCCGCAAGCATGTGCCGGTGTTCATCACGGAGGGCATGGTCGGTCACAAGCTCGGGGAGTTCGCCCCGACTCGGACCTTCCGGGGCCACGTGAAGGAAGACCGGAGGTCACGCCGTGGCTGA
- the rplB gene encoding 50S ribosomal protein L2, with translation MGIRRYKPTTPGRRGSSVADFAEITRDHPEKSLVRPLHSKGGRNAHGRITTRHQGGGHKRAYRVIDFRRDKDGVPAKVAHIEYDPNRTARIALLHYADGEKRYIVAPVKLKQGDTVSSGVGADIKPGNALPLRNIPTGTVIHNVELRPGGGAKIARSAGVSVQLVAKDGPYAQLRMPSGEMRKVDVRCRATVGEVGNAEQSNINWGKAGRMRWKGRRPTVRGVAMNPVDHPHGGGEGKTSGGRHPVNPKGRPEGRTRATRKASDKLIVSNRKKAKRR, from the coding sequence ATGGGAATTCGTCGTTACAAGCCCACCACTCCGGGGCGCCGCGGCTCGAGCGTGGCCGACTTCGCCGAGATCACGCGAGACCACCCGGAGAAGTCGCTTGTCCGTCCGCTGCATTCCAAGGGCGGTCGCAACGCGCACGGCCGGATCACCACCCGCCACCAGGGTGGCGGCCACAAGCGTGCCTACCGCGTCATCGACTTCCGTCGGGACAAGGACGGCGTGCCGGCCAAGGTCGCGCACATCGAGTACGACCCGAACCGCACCGCCCGGATCGCGCTGCTGCACTACGCGGACGGCGAGAAGCGGTACATCGTCGCCCCGGTGAAGCTCAAGCAGGGTGACACGGTCAGCTCGGGTGTGGGCGCGGACATCAAGCCGGGCAACGCGCTGCCGCTGCGCAACATCCCGACCGGTACCGTGATCCACAACGTCGAGCTGCGGCCCGGCGGCGGTGCCAAGATCGCCCGTAGCGCCGGCGTGAGCGTCCAGCTCGTCGCGAAGGACGGCCCGTACGCCCAGCTGCGGATGCCGTCCGGTGAGATGCGCAAGGTCGACGTCCGCTGCCGTGCGACGGTCGGCGAGGTCGGCAACGCGGAGCAGAGCAACATCAACTGGGGCAAGGCCGGCCGGATGCGCTGGAAGGGCCGTCGCCCGACCGTTCGTGGTGTCGCCATGAACCCGGTCGACCACCCGCACGGCGGTGGTGAGGGCAAGACCTCCGGTGGTCGCCACCCGGTGAACCCGAAGGGCCGTCCCGAGGGCCGGACCAGGGCCACCCGCAAGGCCAGCGACAAGCTCATCGTGAGCAACCGCAAGAAGGCGAAGCGCCGGTGA
- the rplC gene encoding 50S ribosomal protein L3 yields MLNRNYRGLLGTKLGMTQVWDANNRVVPITVIQAGPNVVTQVKTPDNDGYSAVQLGYGEIDPRKTNKPTRGHFATAGVTPRRHLAELRTADAGNYSAGLQLDGSVFEAGTVVDVTGTSKGKGFAGVMKRHGFKGLGAGHGVERKHRSPGSVGGCATPGRVFKGLRMAGRMGNVRVTVPGLTVHAVDAERGLLLIKGAVPGVDGGLVFVRSAAKRPAPADFAPSDAQKAEVSA; encoded by the coding sequence ATGCTCAACCGAAACTACAGGGGACTCCTGGGCACGAAGCTCGGGATGACCCAGGTCTGGGACGCGAACAACCGCGTCGTACCGATCACCGTTATCCAGGCCGGCCCGAACGTCGTGACCCAGGTGAAGACCCCGGACAACGACGGATACTCGGCCGTGCAGCTGGGCTACGGAGAGATCGACCCGCGGAAGACCAACAAGCCGACCCGGGGCCACTTCGCGACCGCCGGCGTGACCCCGCGCCGCCACCTGGCCGAGCTGCGGACCGCCGACGCGGGCAACTACTCCGCGGGCCTGCAGCTCGACGGCTCGGTCTTCGAGGCCGGAACCGTTGTCGACGTGACGGGCACCTCGAAGGGCAAGGGCTTCGCGGGTGTGATGAAGCGGCACGGCTTCAAGGGCCTGGGCGCCGGTCACGGCGTCGAGCGCAAGCACCGCTCGCCGGGCTCGGTCGGCGGTTGCGCCACTCCGGGCCGGGTCTTCAAGGGCCTGCGGATGGCGGGCCGCATGGGCAACGTGCGGGTCACCGTGCCTGGCCTGACCGTGCACGCGGTCGACGCCGAGCGGGGCCTGCTGCTGATCAAGGGCGCGGTTCCCGGTGTGGACGGCGGGCTGGTCTTCGTGCGCAGCGCCGCCAAGCGCCCGGCGCCGGCCGACTTCGCTCCGTCGGACGCCCAGAAGGCTGAGGTGTCGGCGTGA
- the rplP gene encoding 50S ribosomal protein L16: MLIPRKVAHRKQHHPKRTGAAKGGTRIAFGEFAIQALEPAYVTNRQIESARIAMTRHIRRGGKVWINIYPDRPLTKKPAETRMGSGKGSPEWWVANVKPGRIMFELSGVAEPVAREAMRRAIHKLPMKCRFVTREGGA, translated from the coding sequence ATGCTTATCCCTCGTAAGGTCGCGCACCGCAAGCAGCACCACCCCAAGCGGACCGGTGCCGCCAAGGGCGGGACGAGGATCGCCTTCGGCGAGTTCGCGATTCAGGCGCTTGAGCCGGCCTACGTCACGAACCGGCAGATCGAGTCGGCTCGTATCGCCATGACCCGGCACATCCGACGCGGTGGCAAGGTCTGGATCAACATCTACCCGGACCGTCCGCTGACCAAGAAGCCGGCCGAGACCCGGATGGGTTCCGGTAAGGGCTCGCCCGAGTGGTGGGTGGCGAACGTCAAGCCAGGCCGGATCATGTTCGAGCTGTCGGGCGTGGCCGAGCCGGTGGCTCGCGAGGCCATGCGCCGCGCGATCCACAAGCTCCCGATGAAGTGCCGGTTCGTGACCCGTGAAGGTGGTGCGTGA
- the rpsC gene encoding 30S ribosomal protein S3: MGQKVNPHGFRLGITSEFTSRWYADKQYKAYVGEDVKIRKMMSKGMERAGISRVDIERTQGRLRVDIHTARPGIVIGRRGAEADRIRGDLEKLTGKQVQLNILEVKNPEVDAQLVAQGVAEQLSSRVSFRRAMRKAMQTAMKGGAKGIRVQCSGRLGGAEMSRSEFYREGRVPLHTLRADIDYGFYEARTTFGRIGVKVWIYKGDVVQSRAEREAQEALTRQHRRERPARRGPRSGSSGTTTGGTEAGRAAAARERGERRGGKSQAAAVEAPAEVEATAAPETTAAPETTAAAVVTPDVSPTPAAVETAAREKAEE; encoded by the coding sequence GTGGGGCAGAAGGTAAACCCGCACGGGTTCCGACTGGGCATCACGTCGGAGTTCACGTCTCGCTGGTACGCCGACAAGCAGTACAAGGCGTATGTCGGCGAGGACGTCAAGATCCGCAAGATGATGTCCAAGGGCATGGAGCGGGCCGGGATCAGCCGGGTCGACATCGAGCGCACCCAGGGCCGCCTGCGGGTCGACATCCACACCGCCCGGCCGGGCATTGTCATCGGCCGCCGCGGCGCGGAGGCCGACCGCATCCGCGGCGACCTCGAGAAGCTGACCGGCAAGCAGGTCCAGCTGAACATCCTCGAGGTCAAGAACCCCGAGGTGGACGCGCAGCTCGTCGCGCAGGGCGTGGCCGAGCAGCTCTCCAGCCGGGTCAGCTTCCGTCGCGCGATGCGCAAGGCCATGCAGACCGCGATGAAGGGCGGCGCGAAGGGCATCCGGGTGCAGTGTTCCGGACGTCTGGGCGGCGCCGAGATGAGCCGGTCGGAGTTCTACCGCGAGGGCCGGGTGCCGCTGCACACCCTGCGGGCGGACATCGACTACGGCTTCTACGAGGCCCGCACGACCTTCGGCCGGATCGGCGTGAAGGTCTGGATCTACAAGGGCGACGTGGTGCAGAGCCGTGCCGAGCGCGAGGCCCAGGAGGCGCTGACCCGTCAGCACCGCCGGGAGCGCCCCGCGCGCCGTGGGCCGCGCTCTGGCTCGTCCGGGACGACGACGGGTGGCACCGAGGCCGGCCGCGCCGCGGCCGCGCGCGAGCGTGGCGAGCGTCGGGGCGGGAAGTCCCAGGCGGCGGCTGTCGAGGCGCCCGCCGAGGTCGAGGCCACCGCCGCGCCGGAGACGACCGCCGCGCCGGAGACGACCGCCGCGGCGGTCGTGACCCCGGACGTGTCGCCGACGCCGGCCGCCGTCGAGACGGCCGCGCGGGAGAAGGCGGAGGAGTAG
- the rplW gene encoding 50S ribosomal protein L23, which produces MIPDPRDIILKPVVSEKSYGLLDENVYTFVVRPDANKTQIKIAIQQIFNVRVLSVNTINRAGKRKRTKYGWGQRKATKRAMVSLAPGDSIEIFGGPGA; this is translated from the coding sequence GTGATCCCCGACCCGCGGGACATCATCCTGAAGCCGGTCGTCTCGGAGAAGAGCTACGGCCTGCTGGACGAGAACGTCTACACGTTCGTCGTCCGCCCGGACGCGAACAAGACCCAGATCAAGATCGCTATCCAGCAGATCTTCAATGTCCGGGTGCTGAGCGTCAACACCATCAACCGGGCCGGCAAGCGGAAGCGGACCAAGTACGGCTGGGGCCAGCGCAAGGCCACCAAGCGCGCCATGGTCAGCCTGGCCCCCGGCGACTCCATCGAGATCTTCGGTGGCCCGGGCGCGTAA
- the rplV gene encoding 50S ribosomal protein L22, which translates to MADDLVDGLTRTGLPGAKATARYVRISPTKARRVVDLVRGRNAKEALDILTFAPQSASTDVYKVVHSAIANAENNHGLDPDTLFIGEAYVDEGPTLKRIRPRAQGRAYRIRKRTSHITIVVESVAPAADGAKSNRRAR; encoded by the coding sequence GTGGCTGACGATCTCGTCGACGGCCTGACCAGGACCGGCCTGCCCGGCGCGAAGGCCACGGCCCGCTACGTCCGGATCTCGCCGACCAAGGCGCGTCGTGTCGTGGACCTCGTCCGCGGCCGTAACGCCAAGGAGGCGCTCGACATCCTCACGTTCGCGCCGCAGTCCGCCAGCACCGACGTCTACAAGGTCGTGCACAGCGCCATCGCGAACGCCGAGAACAACCACGGCCTCGACCCGGACACGCTGTTCATCGGCGAGGCCTACGTGGACGAGGGCCCGACGCTGAAGCGGATTCGTCCGCGCGCGCAGGGCCGCGCCTACCGCATCCGCAAGCGGACCAGCCACATCACGATCGTGGTGGAGAGCGTGGCTCCGGCCGCGGATGGCGCCAAGAGCAACAGGAGGGCCCGGTAG
- the rpsQ gene encoding 30S ribosomal protein S17, translating to MADETTTETGAAERGFRKVREGLVVSDKMQKTVVVAVEDRVQHPLYGKTIRRTKKIKAHDEESACGVGDRVLLMETRPLSATKRWRVVRVLEKAK from the coding sequence ATGGCAGACGAGACCACGACCGAGACGGGTGCCGCCGAGCGCGGCTTCCGCAAGGTCCGCGAGGGCCTGGTCGTCAGCGACAAGATGCAGAAGACGGTCGTCGTCGCGGTGGAGGACCGGGTCCAGCACCCGCTCTACGGCAAGACGATCCGCCGGACGAAGAAGATCAAGGCGCACGACGAGGAAAGCGCTTGCGGCGTCGGCGACCGGGTCCTCCTGATGGAGACCCGCCCGCTGTCGGCCACCAAGCGCTGGCGCGTCGTCCGCGTCCTGGAGAAGGCGAAGTAG
- the fusA gene encoding elongation factor G, which yields MADVRAALASTRNIGIMAHIDAGKTTTTERILYYTGVNYKIGEVHEGGATMDWMEQEQERGITITSAATTCVWRDHTINIIDTPGHVDFTVEVERSLRVLDGAVAVFDAVAGVEPQSETVWRQADRYNVPRIAFVNKMDRVGAEFHRCVEMMIDRLDATPAVIQLPWGVESDFKGVIDLIRMKGLVWHSEDKGASYDVVDIPRDHEEAAQEWRDKLLETVAENDDALMEKYLEGEEPTVEELIAAIRRATLASAINPVMCGTAFKNKGVQPMLDAVVDFLPSPIDIGVTVGHKPGNEEVEVRRAPSEDEPFSALAFKIMSDPFMGKLTYIRVYSGKITAGSAALNSTKDRKERIGRILQMHANHREDREGVGAGQIVAVQGLKNTTTGDTLCDPNAPVVLESMTFPAPVIHVAIEPKTKADQQKLGTAIQRLAEEDPTFQVRTDEETGQTVISGMGELHLEILVDRMKREFSVDANVGRPQVAYRETIRRKVEKIDYTHKKQTGGSGQYARVIIDLEPSGGDGGGYEFSNKVTGGRIPKEYIPSVDAGCQEAMEFGVLAGYPLVDVKVTLQDGQYHDVDSSELAFKIAGSMAFKEAARKADPVLLEPMMSVEVTTPEDYMGDVIGDLNSRRGQIQAMDERGGSRIVRALVPLSEMFGYVGDLRSKTSGRANYSMQFDSYAEVPNNVAKEIIAKARGE from the coding sequence ATGGCTGATGTACGTGCCGCCCTGGCCAGTACCCGAAACATCGGGATCATGGCCCACATCGACGCGGGCAAGACCACGACGACCGAGCGCATCCTCTACTACACCGGTGTGAACTACAAGATCGGTGAAGTCCACGAGGGTGGCGCCACGATGGACTGGATGGAGCAGGAGCAGGAGCGGGGGATCACCATCACCTCCGCTGCCACGACCTGCGTGTGGCGCGACCACACCATCAACATCATCGACACGCCGGGCCACGTCGACTTCACCGTCGAGGTGGAGCGGTCGCTGCGGGTCCTCGACGGCGCCGTGGCCGTGTTCGACGCGGTGGCCGGCGTCGAGCCGCAGAGCGAGACCGTGTGGCGCCAGGCCGACCGGTACAACGTGCCGCGGATCGCCTTCGTCAACAAGATGGACCGGGTTGGCGCGGAGTTCCACCGCTGCGTCGAGATGATGATCGACCGGCTCGACGCGACGCCGGCCGTCATCCAGCTGCCCTGGGGAGTCGAGTCCGACTTCAAGGGTGTCATCGACCTGATCCGGATGAAGGGCCTGGTCTGGCACTCCGAGGACAAGGGCGCCTCCTACGACGTCGTCGACATCCCGCGCGACCACGAGGAGGCCGCGCAGGAATGGCGCGACAAGCTCCTTGAGACCGTCGCCGAGAACGACGACGCGCTCATGGAGAAGTACCTCGAGGGCGAGGAGCCGACCGTCGAGGAACTGATCGCGGCCATCCGGCGGGCCACGCTCGCCAGCGCGATCAACCCGGTGATGTGCGGCACGGCGTTCAAGAACAAGGGTGTCCAGCCCATGCTCGACGCCGTCGTCGACTTCCTGCCGAGCCCGATCGACATCGGTGTGACTGTCGGCCACAAGCCGGGCAACGAAGAGGTCGAGGTCAGGCGGGCCCCGAGCGAGGACGAGCCGTTCTCCGCGCTGGCCTTCAAGATCATGTCCGACCCGTTCATGGGCAAGCTGACCTACATCCGGGTGTACTCGGGCAAGATCACCGCTGGGTCCGCGGCGCTCAACTCCACCAAGGACCGCAAGGAGCGGATCGGCCGCATCCTCCAGATGCACGCCAACCACCGGGAGGACCGGGAAGGCGTCGGCGCCGGTCAGATCGTCGCGGTGCAGGGGCTGAAGAACACCACCACCGGTGACACGCTCTGCGACCCGAACGCTCCGGTCGTGCTCGAGTCGATGACGTTCCCTGCCCCCGTCATCCACGTCGCGATCGAGCCGAAGACGAAGGCCGACCAGCAGAAGCTGGGCACCGCGATCCAGCGGCTCGCCGAGGAGGACCCGACCTTCCAGGTCCGCACCGACGAGGAGACCGGCCAGACCGTCATCTCCGGAATGGGTGAGCTTCACCTGGAGATCCTCGTCGACCGGATGAAGCGCGAGTTCTCGGTCGACGCCAACGTCGGTCGGCCGCAGGTCGCCTACCGAGAGACCATCCGTCGCAAGGTGGAGAAGATCGACTACACCCACAAGAAGCAGACCGGCGGTTCTGGTCAGTACGCGCGGGTGATCATCGACCTGGAGCCTTCCGGCGGCGACGGCGGCGGCTACGAGTTCTCGAACAAGGTCACCGGCGGCCGCATCCCCAAGGAGTACATCCCCTCGGTGGACGCGGGCTGCCAGGAGGCCATGGAGTTCGGCGTGCTCGCCGGCTACCCGCTGGTCGACGTCAAGGTCACCCTGCAGGACGGCCAGTACCACGACGTCGACTCGTCCGAGCTCGCTTTCAAGATCGCCGGTTCGATGGCGTTCAAGGAAGCGGCCCGCAAGGCCGACCCGGTGCTGCTCGAGCCGATGATGTCGGTCGAGGTGACGACGCCCGAGGACTACATGGGTGACGTCATCGGTGACCTGAACTCGCGGCGCGGTCAGATCCAGGCGATGGACGAGCGCGGCGGCTCCCGGATCGTCCGGGCGCTGGTGCCGCTGTCGGAGATGTTCGGCTACGTCGGCGACCTGCGGTCGAAGACCTCGGGCCGGGCGAACTACTCCATGCAGTTCGACTCCTACGCCGAGGTCCCGAACAACGTCGCGAAGGAAATCATCGCGAAGGCTCGGGGCGAATAG
- the rpmC gene encoding 50S ribosomal protein L29, with the protein MATATSADELRALSGADLVDKLREAKEELFNLRFQNATGQLSNNRRLRAVKHEIARIYTVMRERELGLTVDPAAGPAELGSE; encoded by the coding sequence ATGGCTACCGCGACCTCCGCGGACGAGCTGCGCGCGCTGTCCGGCGCTGACCTGGTGGACAAGCTCCGCGAGGCCAAGGAGGAGCTGTTCAACCTCCGGTTCCAGAACGCGACCGGCCAGCTCTCCAACAATCGGCGGCTGCGGGCCGTCAAGCACGAGATCGCCCGGATCTACACGGTGATGCGGGAGCGCGAGCTCGGCCTCACCGTCGACCCGGCGGCCGGCCCGGCTGAACTGGGGAGCGAGTGA
- the rpsJ gene encoding 30S ribosomal protein S10 has protein sequence MAAQKIRIRLKAYDHEVIDSSARKIVETVTRTGAQVAGPVPLPTEKNIYCVIRSPHKYKDSREHFEMRTHKRLIDILDPTPKTVDSLMRLDLPAGVDIEIKL, from the coding sequence ATGGCGGCACAGAAGATCCGCATCCGGCTCAAGGCCTATGACCACGAGGTCATCGACAGCTCGGCGCGTAAGATCGTCGAGACCGTGACGCGGACCGGGGCGCAGGTCGCGGGTCCGGTGCCGCTGCCGACGGAGAAGAACATCTACTGCGTTATCCGGTCGCCGCACAAGTACAAGGACAGCCGCGAGCATTTCGAGATGCGCACGCACAAGCGGCTCATTGACATCCTTGACCCGACGCCGAAGACGGTCGACTCGCTTATGCGTCTCGACCTCCCCGCCGGCGTCGACATCGAGATCAAGCTGTAA
- the tuf gene encoding elongation factor Tu: MAKQKFERTKPHVNIGTIGHIDHGKTTLTAAITKVLHDAHPDLNPFTPFDQIDKAPEEKARGITISIAHVEYQTDARHYAHVDCPGHADYIKNMITGAAQMDGAILVVSATDGPMPQTKEHVLLARQVGVPYIVVALNKADMVDDEEILELVELEVRELLSQYEFPGDDVPVIRVSALKALEGDKEWGAKLLELMAAVDASIPEPVRDIERPFLMPIEDVFTITGRGTVVTGRIERGIVKVSETVEIVGIKNETQTTTVTGVEMFRKLLDQGQAGDNVGLLLRGIKREDVERGQVVVKPKSITPHTNFEARVYILNKDEGGRHTPFFNNYRPQFYFRTTDVTGVVTLPEGTEMVMPGDNTEMTVELIQPIAMEEGLRFAIREGGRTVGAGQVVKVLK; the protein is encoded by the coding sequence GTGGCGAAGCAGAAGTTCGAGCGGACCAAACCGCACGTCAACATTGGCACCATCGGTCACATCGACCATGGCAAGACCACGCTGACGGCGGCGATCACGAAGGTCCTGCACGACGCCCACCCGGACCTGAACCCGTTCACCCCGTTCGACCAGATCGACAAGGCGCCCGAGGAGAAGGCCCGCGGTATCACCATCTCCATCGCGCACGTCGAATACCAGACGGACGCCCGGCACTACGCGCACGTCGACTGCCCGGGTCACGCCGACTACATCAAGAACATGATCACCGGTGCCGCGCAGATGGACGGCGCGATCCTGGTCGTGTCGGCGACCGACGGCCCGATGCCCCAGACGAAGGAGCACGTGCTGCTCGCTCGTCAGGTCGGCGTGCCGTACATCGTCGTCGCTCTGAACAAGGCCGACATGGTCGACGACGAGGAGATCCTGGAGCTCGTCGAGCTCGAGGTTCGCGAGCTGCTCAGCCAGTACGAGTTCCCGGGTGACGACGTTCCGGTCATCCGTGTCTCCGCTCTGAAGGCCCTTGAGGGCGACAAGGAGTGGGGCGCGAAGCTCCTCGAGCTGATGGCCGCGGTCGACGCGTCGATCCCGGAGCCGGTGCGTGACATCGAGCGGCCGTTCCTGATGCCGATCGAGGACGTCTTCACGATCACCGGTCGTGGCACCGTCGTCACCGGTCGAATCGAGCGCGGCATCGTCAAGGTGTCGGAGACCGTCGAGATCGTCGGCATCAAGAACGAGACCCAGACCACCACGGTCACGGGTGTCGAGATGTTCCGCAAGCTGCTCGACCAGGGCCAGGCCGGTGACAACGTCGGTCTGCTCCTGCGCGGCATCAAGCGTGAGGACGTCGAGCGCGGCCAGGTCGTCGTGAAGCCGAAGAGCATCACGCCGCACACCAACTTCGAGGCCCGCGTCTACATCCTGAACAAGGACGAAGGCGGCCGCCACACGCCGTTCTTCAACAACTACCGTCCGCAGTTCTACTTCCGGACGACCGACGTGACCGGCGTCGTGACCCTCCCCGAGGGCACCGAGATGGTCATGCCGGGCGACAACACCGAGATGACGGTCGAGCTGATCCAGCCGATCGCCATGGAGGAGGGCCTGCGGTTCGCCATCCGTGAGGGTGGCCGTACCGTCGGCGCCGGCCAGGTCGTCAAGGTTCTCAAGTAG
- a CDS encoding type Z 30S ribosomal protein S14 — translation MAKKALIEKAASKPKYAVRGYTRCQRCGRPRSVYRVFGLCRICLRQMAHRGELPGITKSSW, via the coding sequence ATGGCGAAGAAGGCTCTGATCGAGAAGGCCGCCAGCAAGCCGAAGTACGCGGTCCGCGGCTACACCCGCTGTCAGCGGTGCGGTCGCCCGCGCTCGGTGTACCGAGTGTTCGGGCTGTGCCGGATCTGCCTGCGGCAGATGGCGCACCGCGGCGAGCTGCCCGGCATCACCAAGAGCAGCTGGTAG
- the rplD gene encoding 50S ribosomal protein L4: protein MTKDGHERARFRKAPVGEARTVTVHAPAGGEGGTAELPGEIFDVQVNVPLIHQVVVAQQAAARQGTHDTKTRGEVRGGGKKPYRQKGTGRARQGSLRAPQFAGGGTVHGPTPRNYDQRTPKKMKAAALRGALSDRARNNRVHVVSSFVDGDTPSTKAALSALLEIANSRRVLVVVERTDELTWKSLRNVSTVHLLDPGQLNTYDVMISDDVVFTQGALASFVGRGKAQEAEQ, encoded by the coding sequence ATTACCAAGGATGGCCACGAGCGGGCCCGGTTTCGTAAGGCCCCCGTCGGCGAGGCGCGGACCGTCACGGTCCACGCCCCGGCGGGTGGTGAGGGTGGCACCGCGGAGCTCCCTGGCGAGATCTTCGACGTTCAGGTGAACGTCCCGCTGATCCACCAGGTCGTCGTGGCCCAGCAGGCCGCGGCCCGCCAGGGCACCCACGACACCAAGACTCGCGGCGAGGTTCGCGGCGGTGGCAAGAAGCCGTACCGGCAGAAGGGCACCGGCCGCGCGCGGCAGGGCTCCCTGCGGGCCCCGCAGTTCGCCGGCGGTGGCACGGTGCACGGCCCGACGCCGCGCAACTACGACCAGCGGACCCCGAAGAAGATGAAGGCCGCCGCCCTGCGCGGTGCCCTGTCGGACCGGGCCCGCAACAACCGGGTGCACGTCGTCTCCTCGTTCGTGGACGGCGACACGCCGTCGACGAAGGCCGCGCTCAGCGCGCTGCTGGAGATCGCGAACAGCCGGCGCGTGCTGGTCGTCGTCGAGCGCACCGACGAGCTGACCTGGAAGAGCCTGCGCAACGTCTCGACGGTGCACCTGCTCGACCCGGGCCAGCTGAACACCTACGACGTAATGATCAGCGACGACGTCGTCTTCACCCAGGGCGCCCTCGCCTCGTTCGTCGGCCGCGGCAAGGCCCAGGAGGCGGAGCAGTGA
- the rplN gene encoding 50S ribosomal protein L14 produces MIQQETRLRVADNTGAREILCIRVLGGSGRRYAGIGDIIVGTVKDALPGAGVKRGDVVKAVVVRTTKERRRPDGSYIRFDENAAVLIRDGGDPRGTRIFGPVGRELRDKKFMKIISLAPEVL; encoded by the coding sequence GTGATTCAGCAGGAGACGCGCCTTAGGGTCGCCGACAACACGGGCGCGCGGGAGATCCTGTGCATCCGGGTTCTCGGCGGCTCGGGTCGTCGGTACGCGGGGATCGGCGACATCATCGTCGGCACGGTGAAGGACGCCCTGCCCGGCGCCGGCGTGAAGCGCGGCGACGTGGTGAAGGCGGTCGTGGTGCGCACCACCAAGGAGCGCCGGCGGCCGGACGGCTCCTACATCCGGTTCGACGAGAACGCGGCCGTGCTCATCCGTGACGGTGGCGACCCCCGGGGCACCCGTATCTTCGGGCCGGTCGGCCGGGAGCTGCGGGACAAGAAGTTCATGAAGATTATTTCGCTGGCGCCGGAGGTGCTTTAG
- the rplE gene encoding 50S ribosomal protein L5 encodes MTVTTEAPAVPRLKQRYREEIAAGLREQFGYANVMQIPGVVKVVVNMGVGDAARDAKLIDGALKDLAAITGQKPAVRRATKSIAQFKLREGMPIGAKVTLRGDRMWEFLDRLVSIALPRIRDFRGLSPKQFDGRGNYTFGVTEQSIFHEIDIDRIDRVRGMDITVVTTATTDDEGRALLRALGFPFREN; translated from the coding sequence ATGACTGTGACTACTGAGGCCCCGGCGGTGCCGCGGCTCAAGCAGCGCTACCGCGAGGAGATCGCGGCAGGCCTGCGTGAGCAGTTCGGCTACGCGAACGTCATGCAGATCCCGGGCGTCGTGAAGGTCGTCGTGAACATGGGTGTCGGCGACGCGGCCCGCGACGCCAAGCTCATCGACGGTGCGCTGAAGGACCTGGCCGCCATCACCGGCCAGAAGCCGGCCGTCCGGCGGGCGACGAAGTCCATCGCGCAGTTCAAGCTCCGCGAGGGCATGCCGATCGGCGCGAAGGTGACCCTGCGCGGCGACCGGATGTGGGAGTTCCTCGACCGGCTCGTCTCGATCGCGCTGCCCCGCATCCGGGACTTCCGTGGCCTGTCGCCCAAGCAGTTCGACGGTCGCGGCAACTACACGTTCGGCGTGACCGAGCAGTCGATCTTCCACGAGATCGACATCGACAGGATCGACCGGGTGCGCGGCATGGACATCACTGTCGTCACCACCGCGACGACTGACGACGAGGGCCGGGCGCTGCTGCGTGCGCTGGGCTTCCCGTTCCGGGAGAACTAG
- the rplX gene encoding 50S ribosomal protein L24: protein MKIKKGDTVQVISGKDRGLKGKVIRAIPDERKVVVEGANRVTRHTRVQTTTRGSQSGGIVTQEAPIHVSNVAIVDPSDGKPTRVGYKINEDGTKVRISRRTGAEL, encoded by the coding sequence ATGAAGATCAAGAAGGGCGACACGGTCCAGGTCATCTCGGGCAAGGACCGCGGTCTCAAGGGGAAGGTCATCCGTGCCATCCCCGACGAGCGGAAGGTCGTCGTCGAGGGCGCGAACCGGGTCACCCGGCACACCCGCGTCCAGACCACGACCCGTGGTTCGCAGTCGGGTGGCATCGTCACCCAGGAGGCTCCGATCCACGTCAGCAACGTGGCGATCGTGGACCCGAGCGACGGGAAGCCGACCCGCGTCGGATACAAGATCAACGAGGACGGTACCAAGGTGCGGATCTCGCGCCGTACCGGCGCCGAGTTGTAG